Proteins from a genomic interval of Mycolicibacterium grossiae:
- a CDS encoding GMC oxidoreductase, translating into MPDYDVVIIGSGFGGSVSALRLTEKGYRVGVLEAGPRYEDADMAKTSWNLRKFLWAPQFGMYGIQRIHLLRNVMILAGAGVGGGSLNYANTLYVPKEPFFNDPQWRDITDWRDELMPHYDQAKRMLGVVTNPTFTDADRILKEVADDMGVGDTFVPTPVGVFFGPDGQKTPGKRVPDPFFGGAGPERTGCIECGSCMTGCRYGAKNTLLKNYLGLAERAGADIIPMTTVKDLEPQPDGSWKVYTVRTGRKIRRQRTTYTAAHVIVAGGTWGTQKLLFKLRDTGRLPELSDKLGVLTRTNSESIVGAGRLRVKDDLDLTHGVAITSSIHPSEDTHIEPCRYGKGSNAMGLLQTLMTDGLLPDGTGVPRWRQLIGAARSDPRGTMRLLNPRRWSERTMIALVMQNLDNSITTYTKKTKLGFRRVVSKQGHGEPNPSWIPVGNEVTRRIAKKIDGVAGGTWGELFNIPLTAHYLGGAVIGDTKEHGVIDPYHRVHGYPTMYVVDGAAISANMGVNPSLSITAQAERAAALWPNKGEQDVRPPQGEPYKRLDPIAPKHPVVPADAPGALRRLPIEPVSSAS; encoded by the coding sequence AGAAGGGCTACCGCGTCGGGGTCCTCGAGGCCGGCCCCCGCTACGAGGACGCCGACATGGCGAAGACCTCGTGGAACCTGCGCAAGTTCCTCTGGGCGCCGCAGTTCGGCATGTACGGCATCCAGCGCATCCACCTGCTGCGCAACGTCATGATCCTCGCGGGCGCGGGAGTCGGCGGCGGCTCGCTGAACTACGCGAACACGCTGTACGTGCCCAAGGAGCCGTTCTTCAACGATCCGCAGTGGCGCGACATCACCGACTGGCGTGACGAGCTGATGCCGCACTACGACCAGGCGAAGCGGATGCTCGGCGTCGTCACCAACCCGACGTTCACCGACGCCGATCGCATCCTCAAGGAGGTGGCCGACGACATGGGCGTCGGCGACACCTTCGTGCCCACCCCGGTCGGCGTCTTCTTCGGCCCGGACGGGCAGAAGACGCCGGGCAAGCGCGTGCCGGATCCGTTCTTCGGCGGCGCCGGACCGGAGCGCACCGGCTGCATCGAGTGCGGGTCCTGCATGACCGGCTGCCGCTACGGTGCCAAGAACACGCTGCTGAAGAACTACCTCGGCCTGGCCGAACGCGCCGGCGCCGACATCATCCCGATGACCACGGTGAAGGACCTCGAGCCGCAACCCGACGGGTCGTGGAAGGTGTACACCGTGCGCACCGGCCGCAAGATCCGCCGCCAACGCACCACCTACACCGCCGCCCACGTCATCGTCGCCGGCGGCACCTGGGGCACGCAGAAGCTGCTGTTCAAGCTGCGCGACACCGGCCGGCTGCCGGAGCTGTCGGACAAGTTGGGCGTGCTCACACGCACCAATTCCGAGTCGATCGTGGGCGCGGGCCGGCTGCGGGTGAAGGACGACCTCGACCTCACCCACGGCGTCGCGATCACGTCGTCGATCCACCCGAGCGAGGACACCCACATCGAACCGTGCCGGTACGGCAAGGGTTCCAACGCGATGGGTCTGCTGCAGACGCTGATGACCGACGGCCTGCTGCCCGACGGCACCGGCGTCCCGCGCTGGCGGCAGCTCATCGGCGCGGCCCGCTCGGATCCGCGCGGCACGATGCGTCTGCTCAACCCGCGTCGCTGGAGCGAGCGCACGATGATCGCCCTCGTCATGCAGAACCTCGACAACTCGATCACCACCTACACCAAGAAGACGAAGCTGGGCTTCCGTCGCGTCGTCAGCAAGCAGGGCCACGGCGAACCGAACCCGTCCTGGATCCCCGTGGGCAACGAAGTCACCCGGCGCATCGCGAAGAAGATCGACGGCGTCGCGGGCGGCACCTGGGGTGAGCTGTTCAACATCCCGCTGACCGCGCACTACCTGGGCGGCGCCGTCATCGGCGACACCAAGGAGCACGGTGTGATCGACCCCTACCACCGGGTGCACGGCTACCCGACGATGTACGTCGTCGACGGCGCCGCGATCTCCGCCAACATGGGCGTCAACCCGTCGCTGTCGATCACCGCGCAGGCCGAGCGTGCCGCCGCGCTGTGGCCCAACAAGGGCGAGCAGGACGTCCGGCCCCCGCAGGGTGAGCCGTACAAGCGCCTCGACCCCATCGCGCCCAAGCACCCGGTGGTGCCGGCCGACGCGCCCGGCGCGCTGCGCCGGCTGCCGATCGAGCCGGTGTCCTCGGCGAGCTGA
- the guaA gene encoding glutamine-hydrolyzing GMP synthase produces the protein MNSPAGSEDRPDAAAAVRPVLVVDFGAQYAQLIARRVREARVFSEVVPHTTTVEEIAARNPQAVVLSGGPSSVYAEGAPQLDPALFDLDVPVFGICYGFQAMAQSLGGTVAHTGTSEYGRTELSVTGGELHSDLPPMQPVWMSHGDAVTAAPDGFEVVAASSGAPVAAFENRARRLAGVQYHPEVMHSPHGQQVLSRFLHDFAGIDASWTPANIAESLIEQVRAQIGDGRAICGLSGGVDSAVAAALVQRAIGDRLTCVFVDHGLLRAGERGQVQRDFVAATGANLVTVDAEARFLEALSGVTNPEGKRKIIGREFIRAFEGAVRDIVTDGAGEVDFLVQGTLYPDVVESGGGTGTANIKSHHNVGGLPDDLKFRLVEPLRLLFKDEVRAVGRELGLPEDIVGRQPFPGPGLGIRIVGEVTADRLDTLRRADSIAREELTAAGLDKQIWQCPVVLLADVRSVGVQGDGRTYGHPIVLRPVSSEDAMTADWTRVPYEVLERISTRITNEVPEVNRVVLDVTSKPPGTIEWE, from the coding sequence GTGAATTCCCCCGCTGGATCCGAGGATCGACCCGACGCCGCCGCCGCTGTGCGCCCGGTCCTGGTGGTCGACTTCGGCGCGCAGTACGCACAGCTGATCGCCCGTCGCGTCCGCGAGGCGCGGGTGTTCTCCGAGGTGGTGCCGCACACCACCACGGTCGAGGAGATCGCCGCCCGCAACCCGCAGGCGGTCGTGCTGTCCGGTGGCCCGTCGAGCGTCTACGCCGAGGGCGCCCCGCAGCTGGACCCGGCGCTGTTCGACCTCGACGTCCCGGTCTTCGGCATCTGCTACGGCTTCCAGGCGATGGCGCAGTCGCTCGGCGGCACCGTGGCGCACACCGGCACCAGTGAGTACGGCCGCACCGAGCTGAGCGTCACCGGTGGTGAGCTGCACTCCGACCTGCCGCCGATGCAGCCGGTGTGGATGAGTCACGGCGACGCCGTCACCGCGGCTCCCGACGGGTTCGAGGTCGTGGCCGCGAGTTCCGGCGCGCCCGTCGCCGCGTTCGAGAACCGGGCCCGACGGCTGGCGGGCGTCCAGTACCACCCCGAGGTGATGCACTCCCCGCACGGCCAGCAGGTGCTCAGCCGCTTCCTGCACGACTTCGCCGGCATCGACGCGTCGTGGACCCCGGCGAACATCGCCGAGAGCCTCATCGAGCAGGTGCGTGCCCAAATCGGCGACGGGCGGGCCATCTGCGGGCTCAGCGGCGGCGTCGACTCCGCCGTCGCGGCCGCGCTGGTGCAGCGCGCCATCGGCGACCGACTGACGTGCGTCTTCGTCGACCACGGTCTGTTGCGTGCCGGCGAGCGCGGCCAGGTGCAGCGCGACTTCGTCGCCGCCACCGGAGCAAACCTCGTCACCGTCGACGCCGAAGCCCGCTTCCTGGAAGCACTCTCGGGCGTCACCAACCCCGAGGGCAAGCGCAAGATCATCGGCCGGGAGTTCATCCGGGCGTTCGAGGGGGCGGTACGCGATATCGTCACCGACGGCGCCGGCGAGGTCGACTTCCTGGTGCAGGGCACGCTCTACCCGGACGTCGTCGAGTCCGGCGGCGGCACCGGCACCGCGAACATCAAGAGCCACCACAACGTCGGCGGCCTGCCCGACGATTTGAAGTTCCGTCTCGTCGAACCGCTGCGACTGCTGTTCAAGGACGAAGTGCGCGCCGTCGGCCGCGAGTTGGGCCTGCCCGAGGACATCGTCGGACGCCAGCCGTTCCCCGGCCCGGGGCTCGGCATCCGCATCGTCGGCGAGGTCACCGCCGACCGCCTCGACACGCTGCGTCGTGCGGATTCCATTGCGCGCGAAGAACTCACGGCGGCGGGTCTGGACAAGCAGATCTGGCAGTGCCCGGTGGTGTTGCTGGCCGACGTGCGCTCGGTGGGCGTGCAGGGGGACGGCCGCACCTACGGTCACCCGATCGTGCTCCGTCCGGTGTCGAGCGAGGACGCGATGACCGCCGATTGGACGCGGGTGCCCTACGAGGTGCTCGAGCGGATCTCCACCCGCATCACCAACGAGGTGCCCGAGGTGAACCGCGTCGTGCTGGACGTGACGAGCAAGCCGCCGGGCACCATCGAGTGGGAGTGA
- a CDS encoding MerR family transcriptional regulator, with amino-acid sequence MSGRQPKQQAGAIAGVLAGLRRAPRQIRRGSRDVIENAVSQLFDAAVSPHGTEASGEYRIEELARLAGTTTRNIRVYRDRGLLHPPLRVGRIALFNDTHLTRLRLITSLLDRGYNLTHVDEMLSAWEQGKNVGDMLGLENAIAGTWATEKPERMSVADARRLVDDDTGFDRMVGLGVIRLEDHSGTPEAVVVRPKLIEAFNEIRQYGVAGDRLIDLHEQIAPLVDQISGLLVAAGVEHVVDRIAPGSALPPDTEVAELITMLVRFRTQAVAAVSATLAFSIESTIESAVGQILGDLIAKEADAEPE; translated from the coding sequence GTGTCGGGACGGCAACCCAAGCAGCAGGCGGGCGCCATCGCGGGCGTCCTCGCCGGGCTGCGCCGGGCGCCGCGCCAGATCCGCCGCGGCTCGCGCGACGTCATCGAGAACGCCGTCTCCCAACTGTTCGACGCCGCGGTGTCGCCGCACGGCACCGAGGCCTCCGGCGAGTACCGCATCGAGGAGCTGGCCCGGCTCGCCGGCACCACCACCCGCAACATCCGGGTGTACCGCGATCGCGGACTGCTGCACCCACCGCTGCGGGTGGGCCGGATCGCGCTGTTCAACGACACCCATCTGACCCGGCTGCGGCTCATCACGTCGCTGCTCGACCGCGGCTACAACCTCACGCACGTCGACGAGATGCTCTCGGCGTGGGAGCAGGGCAAGAACGTCGGCGACATGCTCGGCCTGGAGAACGCGATCGCCGGGACGTGGGCCACCGAGAAGCCGGAGCGGATGAGCGTGGCCGACGCACGGCGTCTCGTCGACGACGACACGGGGTTCGACCGCATGGTCGGTCTCGGCGTCATCCGGCTCGAGGATCACTCGGGCACACCGGAAGCCGTGGTCGTGCGACCCAAGTTGATCGAGGCCTTCAACGAGATCCGGCAGTACGGCGTGGCGGGCGATCGGCTGATCGACCTGCACGAGCAGATCGCACCGCTGGTCGACCAGATCAGCGGGCTGCTGGTGGCCGCGGGCGTCGAGCACGTGGTGGACCGCATCGCCCCCGGTTCCGCACTGCCTCCGGACACCGAGGTGGCCGAACTCATCACCATGCTGGTCCGGTTCCGCACGCAGGCGGTGGCCGCGGTCTCGGCGACGCTCGCCTTCTCCATCGAGTCGACGATCGAGTCGGCCGTCGGTCAGATCCTCGGCGACCTCATCGCCAAGGAGGCCGACGCCGAGCCGGAGTGA